AGTGTTTTTCGGTGCTTCAGGTATTTTCGGAGCATTAATTCAAAGTTCTGCCGAAACCATCGTGCTAGGGCGGGTGATGATCGCATTTGCGATGATCTCTTTGTATTTTTTATGGAAAAAGCAACCGCTTGCAAAACTCACTTTTCAACAATTAGGGCAACAAGTCGTTTCTGCTGCATTATTATCAGCCCATTGGGTAACTTTTTTTATTGCCGTTAAAGTTGGAGGCGTAGCGGTTGCAACGCTGGGTTTTGCCAGTTTCCCTGCCTTTGTGGCGTTGTTTGAAAGTTTATTCTTCCGTGAAAAATTACGTTTTCGAGAAGTCGTATTACTGATTGCAATTACCATCGGTTTGATTTTAGTTACTCCTGAATTTACTTTCAGTAATGAAGCCACACAAGGCTTACTTTGGGGTGTTTTTTCGGCATTAGTTTACGGCATTCTTGCGGTATTTAACCGCAATACAATGAGCAAAATTTCCGGTGTGCAGGCAAGTTGGTGGCAGTATATTTTTGCAACGATTTTACTGCTACCTTTTTCGCTAACTGAATTGCCTAGTGTGTCTGCACAAGATTGGTTTTGGATTTTCTGCATTGGCTTTTTGTGTACAACACTTGCTTATACTTTGTTTATTTCAAGCCTTGATACCATTAATGCACGTACCGCTTCAATGATTATCTCACTTGAGCCGGTTTACGCGATTGCAATTGCGTGGATTTGTTTTGGTGAAATACCAACGCTTAAGATGATTATCGGCGGAGCAATTATTTTACTCTCTGTTGCGTGGGCGAATTTGAAAAAATGAAACAACCAATCTTTAAAAGAGCACCAAACAAGCGGTCAAATTTTGCTAAAAATTTGCAAAAACGGGAGAAAAAACGACCGCTTACTTTTGCTGAAACGACCGTCGTGCTCTTTAATAAGCCCTACGATGTACTTACGCAATTTACCGATGAGCAAGGGCGAAAAACGTTAAAGGATTTTATCGCTATTCCCAATGTTTACCCTGTAGGTCGGTTAGACAGAGATAGCGAAGGCTTATTGCTTTTAACCAATAATGGCGAGCTACAACATCGTTTAGCTCACCCA
The sequence above is a segment of the Mannheimia bovis genome. Coding sequences within it:
- a CDS encoding DMT family transporter, which encodes MDKRTLALLKVHGTAVFFGASGIFGALIQSSAETIVLGRVMIAFAMISLYFLWKKQPLAKLTFQQLGQQVVSAALLSAHWVTFFIAVKVGGVAVATLGFASFPAFVALFESLFFREKLRFREVVLLIAITIGLILVTPEFTFSNEATQGLLWGVFSALVYGILAVFNRNTMSKISGVQASWWQYIFATILLLPFSLTELPSVSAQDWFWIFCIGFLCTTLAYTLFISSLDTINARTASMIISLEPVYAIAIAWICFGEIPTLKMIIGGAIILLSVAWANLKK